A DNA window from Novosphingobium sp. RL4 contains the following coding sequences:
- a CDS encoding diacylglycerol/lipid kinase family protein has product MANRDIPEPRKTWLVCNAASGSNDDASVAELKEALEQAGFHVERTIRFPDEDAPAPEALDEAGVTLLVTFGGDGTTHSVVARAEGWNGPVLVLPGGTMNLLAKRMHGDVPVADIVGRLEGADLRTRRPTVIRSRHGIGLTGVLAGPGTVWNEVREAMRAVNILEFVATTREAISQSANGPRVFCAQADCGREDGYAAITVNPRDDGLEANGFYAESLADYAGQGIALLNRNFRDGPHDPLGKHERLKLVCPEGEPMGLLIDGEPFDGGTEEEFYLATCEVDLVTTLDAS; this is encoded by the coding sequence ATGGCAAACAGAGATATTCCCGAACCCCGCAAGACCTGGCTGGTGTGCAATGCGGCCAGCGGCAGCAATGACGACGCCTCGGTCGCCGAACTGAAAGAGGCATTGGAGCAGGCCGGTTTTCACGTGGAACGCACGATCCGGTTTCCCGACGAGGATGCCCCGGCCCCTGAAGCGCTAGATGAAGCGGGAGTGACCCTGCTGGTCACTTTCGGCGGGGACGGAACCACCCATTCGGTGGTGGCGCGGGCCGAGGGCTGGAACGGACCGGTGCTCGTGCTGCCGGGAGGAACCATGAATCTCCTGGCGAAGCGCATGCATGGCGATGTTCCGGTGGCGGATATCGTCGGCCGCCTCGAAGGCGCGGATTTGCGTACCCGGCGGCCGACCGTGATCCGCAGCCGTCACGGCATCGGGCTGACGGGGGTGCTGGCCGGGCCCGGCACCGTGTGGAACGAAGTGCGCGAAGCCATGCGCGCGGTGAACATCCTCGAATTCGTGGCGACGACGCGAGAGGCGATCTCGCAATCGGCCAATGGCCCGAGAGTGTTCTGTGCCCAGGCCGATTGTGGGCGCGAGGACGGCTACGCCGCGATCACCGTCAATCCACGCGACGACGGTCTCGAAGCGAACGGATTCTATGCCGAATCGCTGGCCGACTATGCCGGACAGGGAATCGCTCTCCTCAACCGCAATTTCCGCGACGGTCCGCACGATCCGCTCGGAAAGCACGAACGGCTGAAGCTGGTCTGCCCCGAGGGCGAGCCGATGGGGCTGCTGATCGACGGCGAACCTTTCGATGGCGGCACGGAGGAGGAGTTTTACCTCGCGACTTGCGAAGTCGATCTGGTAACGACGCTCGATGCTTCCTGA
- a CDS encoding sensor histidine kinase, giving the protein MTTVANQPRVPARLVLLSLAALWACFFLVATLRGAVVGYELVWPIISRRLTICILSMLLMAAVWPLLQLLDRKSAGMRLVVVLVGALPLSLALTLINDAIFSDIVTTQAYGNEEEAAAVAAGKVRISRDEAGNILVDLPKSVMPDGSASEAAPSDDPSGNASATTDTQTSDSAITIHTNKVFGESYAHWAAFADITFGRYFLVLAWAALYFALVKAEEARAAEWREGEYRRAAAAAELRSLRYQVNPHFLFNTLNSLSALVMIGRQDDAEKMIQNLSTFYRRTLSDDPTNDLALIDEIEMQKLYFEIEAVRFPNRLVTTIDVDDAVLGAMVPGMILQPIVENSVKYAVAATQRPVTIAIHARRDGDMLAIAVSDDGPGCPDNSGGFGIGLGNVRDRLRARYGEAATIESGKRPEGGFATTLRLPLERGFA; this is encoded by the coding sequence ATGACGACTGTCGCCAATCAGCCGCGCGTGCCAGCGCGGCTCGTCCTGCTATCGCTTGCCGCCCTCTGGGCCTGTTTCTTCCTCGTCGCCACCCTGCGGGGGGCGGTGGTCGGATACGAACTGGTCTGGCCGATCATCTCCCGGCGCCTGACGATCTGTATCCTCTCCATGCTGCTCATGGCGGCGGTCTGGCCGCTGCTGCAATTGCTGGACCGCAAGTCGGCGGGGATGCGACTGGTCGTGGTGCTGGTGGGGGCTTTGCCGCTGTCGCTGGCGCTGACGCTCATCAACGATGCGATCTTCTCCGACATCGTGACGACCCAGGCTTACGGCAACGAGGAAGAAGCCGCGGCCGTGGCTGCGGGCAAGGTGCGGATCAGCCGCGACGAAGCCGGGAACATCCTTGTCGACCTGCCCAAGTCGGTCATGCCGGACGGCAGCGCGAGCGAGGCAGCGCCTTCGGACGATCCAAGCGGAAACGCCTCGGCGACCACGGACACGCAGACGTCCGATTCCGCGATCACCATTCACACCAACAAGGTGTTCGGGGAAAGCTATGCGCACTGGGCGGCTTTCGCGGATATCACGTTCGGTCGCTATTTCCTGGTCCTCGCCTGGGCGGCGCTCTATTTCGCGCTCGTGAAGGCGGAGGAGGCCCGCGCCGCCGAATGGCGCGAGGGCGAATATCGCCGCGCCGCCGCCGCCGCGGAGCTGCGGTCGCTGCGCTACCAGGTGAACCCGCACTTCCTGTTCAACACGCTCAACTCGCTTTCCGCGCTGGTCATGATCGGCCGGCAGGACGATGCCGAGAAGATGATCCAGAACCTTTCGACGTTCTACCGCCGAACCTTGTCCGACGATCCGACCAACGACCTCGCGCTGATCGACGAGATCGAGATGCAGAAGCTCTATTTCGAAATAGAAGCCGTGCGCTTCCCGAATCGCCTGGTCACGACGATTGATGTTGACGATGCCGTTCTCGGTGCGATGGTGCCGGGCATGATCCTCCAGCCGATTGTAGAGAACTCGGTGAAGTACGCCGTCGCTGCTACCCAGCGGCCGGTGACGATCGCCATTCATGCAAGGCGGGATGGCGACATGCTGGCAATCGCCGTCAGTGATGACGGTCCGGGCTGCCCGGACAACAGCGGCGGTTTCGGGATCGGCCTCGGCAATGTGCGGGACCGCCTGCGCGCCCGTTATGGCGAGGCTGCCACCATCGAATCCGGCAAGCGCCCAGAGGGCGGCTTCGCCACGACGCTACGCTTGCCCCTGGAGCGCGGTTTTGCCTGA
- a CDS encoding protein-L-isoaspartate O-methyltransferase, which translates to MTLTEDRSATEARHAMIVSQLRTSGVNEHWVLNAMAGIAREDFVPATMRDAAYIDRAIPLGNGRFLAAPLVHGKMLAEAAPTKEDKVLLVGEVNGYLAALLRPLVGSLEVVDPAEVAGLAGEGGYSLVVIDGAVEELPAAVVAQLAEGGRVVTGIIVRGVARLATGLKTAGAVSLLPLIEMGIPALPEFAAPKPWSF; encoded by the coding sequence ATGACCCTGACCGAGGATCGGTCCGCCACCGAAGCACGTCACGCGATGATCGTCAGCCAGCTGCGTACCAGCGGCGTCAACGAACATTGGGTGCTGAACGCAATGGCCGGTATCGCCCGCGAGGACTTCGTTCCCGCCACCATGCGCGATGCCGCCTATATCGACCGTGCGATCCCGCTCGGGAACGGCCGCTTCCTGGCCGCGCCGCTCGTGCACGGCAAGATGCTGGCCGAAGCCGCTCCGACCAAGGAGGACAAAGTCCTGCTGGTGGGCGAAGTGAACGGCTATCTCGCCGCTTTGCTGCGCCCGCTGGTCGGCTCGCTCGAAGTCGTCGATCCCGCCGAGGTCGCCGGTCTGGCGGGTGAGGGCGGCTATTCGCTCGTGGTGATCGACGGTGCCGTCGAGGAACTGCCTGCGGCCGTTGTGGCCCAGCTTGCCGAAGGCGGCCGCGTGGTCACCGGGATCATCGTGCGCGGCGTCGCTCGCCTCGCCACCGGTCTCAAGACCGCGGGAGCCGTCTCGCTCCTGCCGCTGATCGAAATGGGTATCCCGGCCCTGCCGGAGTTTGCCGCTCCCAAACCCTGGAGCTTCTGA
- a CDS encoding PadR family transcriptional regulator: MSEIEIQLKKGVLGLCVLALLSRGDSYAYEIASRMADAVDMGEGTIYPLMRRMQSDGLVATYLEESPSGPPRKYYRITDTGRSRLADQVEEWRGFTAAVDGLIQDIAPAQEAGGPSHEA, from the coding sequence ATGTCCGAAATCGAAATCCAGTTGAAGAAGGGAGTGCTCGGCCTGTGCGTGCTCGCCCTGCTTTCCCGGGGCGACAGTTACGCCTACGAGATCGCCAGCCGCATGGCTGACGCGGTCGACATGGGGGAAGGCACGATCTACCCGCTCATGCGCCGCATGCAGTCGGACGGCCTCGTCGCGACCTACCTTGAGGAATCGCCCTCGGGTCCGCCGCGCAAGTACTACCGCATCACCGATACCGGCCGCAGCCGCCTTGCCGATCAGGTCGAGGAATGGCGCGGCTTCACCGCCGCCGTCGATGGACTGATCCAGGACATCGCACCGGCCCAGGAAGCAGGAGGACCGAGCCATGAAGCGTAA
- a CDS encoding GIN domain-containing protein has product MFRKLLIVFASGLILTIVAFSAAWLVGGEKLREDINKGDVNWSFSDDDDDESPRITRNFQIEPGARLTMDVPVQLVFTRGDKAGMVVSGPQKLVDRLTWENGRLGVKGSWHGRKSLRVEITAPEIEGLDFDAPGDVTLTGLDQDSLILNGNGALSLEASGKVGKLAVTTDGAGNLDFGKVEARDATIRVNGAGNVTIGATGNVDVEINGIGNVSLVRKPVNLKTRINGIGNVDHDYK; this is encoded by the coding sequence ATGTTCAGGAAACTGCTCATCGTATTCGCCAGCGGCCTGATCCTTACGATCGTCGCATTCAGCGCGGCATGGCTCGTCGGCGGCGAAAAGCTCCGCGAAGACATCAACAAGGGCGACGTGAACTGGTCCTTCAGCGATGATGACGACGACGAAAGCCCCCGCATCACCCGCAACTTCCAGATCGAGCCCGGCGCACGCCTGACCATGGACGTTCCCGTGCAGCTCGTCTTCACGCGCGGCGACAAGGCCGGAATGGTCGTCAGCGGCCCCCAGAAGCTGGTCGACCGCCTGACATGGGAAAATGGCCGCCTGGGCGTCAAGGGCAGCTGGCATGGCCGCAAGAGCCTCCGCGTGGAGATCACGGCACCCGAGATCGAAGGCCTCGATTTCGACGCGCCGGGTGACGTCACGCTTACCGGCCTCGATCAGGACAGCCTGATCCTGAACGGCAATGGCGCACTCAGCCTCGAAGCTTCGGGCAAGGTCGGCAAGCTCGCCGTCACCACGGACGGCGCCGGCAACCTCGATTTCGGCAAGGTCGAAGCCAGGGACGCCACCATCCGCGTGAACGGCGCCGGAAACGTGACGATCGGCGCAACCGGCAATGTCGACGTCGAGATCAACGGCATCGGCAACGTCAGCCTCGTTCGCAAGCCGGTTAATCTCAAGACCCGGATCAACGGCATCGGCAACGTCGATCACGACTACAAGTAG
- a CDS encoding metallophosphoesterase: MLPDDSPRDPIRLFHLSDIHFGLEDQRAINWAKACIARENPHAVAITGDLTMRARHPEFEAATNWIKGLNVPVTVEVGNHDLPYFNLFERFFTPYKRFHAIERMVEAQLDLPNLAIVPLKTTTRAQWQRFPWSNGCVTEKALAETVAAIDALPAGTRVLVAAHHPLPERRADGKLLTINGTHAMEVLAGRKVMAILSGHIHDAFDLTAETPAGPLRMIGAGTLSKRIRSTPPSFNEITVDGNEIRVVARNLEQVPTPAMQIDEVPENALPPRTPGEPVAPVGAVPPVDPPVH; encoded by the coding sequence ATGCTTCCTGACGATTCACCCCGCGATCCGATCCGCCTCTTCCACCTGAGCGACATTCACTTCGGCCTGGAGGACCAGCGGGCCATAAATTGGGCTAAAGCTTGCATCGCGCGCGAAAATCCGCATGCCGTCGCGATTACCGGCGACCTGACGATGCGCGCGCGCCATCCCGAATTCGAGGCGGCCACGAACTGGATCAAGGGACTGAACGTGCCGGTCACGGTGGAAGTCGGCAATCACGATCTGCCCTATTTCAATCTCTTCGAACGGTTCTTCACGCCTTACAAGCGGTTCCACGCGATTGAGCGGATGGTCGAGGCGCAGCTCGATCTGCCGAATCTGGCGATCGTTCCGCTCAAGACGACGACGCGGGCGCAATGGCAGCGCTTCCCCTGGTCGAACGGCTGCGTCACCGAAAAGGCGCTGGCCGAAACGGTGGCCGCGATCGACGCTCTTCCCGCCGGAACCCGCGTATTGGTGGCGGCGCATCATCCGCTGCCGGAACGGCGCGCCGATGGGAAGCTGCTGACGATCAACGGAACGCATGCGATGGAAGTGCTTGCGGGGCGCAAGGTCATGGCGATCCTGTCCGGCCACATCCATGACGCCTTCGACCTGACCGCAGAGACTCCGGCAGGCCCACTGCGCATGATCGGGGCGGGAACGCTGTCGAAGCGCATCCGCTCGACCCCGCCCAGCTTCAACGAAATCACCGTCGACGGGAACGAGATTCGCGTGGTTGCCCGCAACCTTGAGCAAGTGCCCACCCCGGCGATGCAGATCGACGAAGTGCCTGAGAACGCCCTGCCCCCGCGCACTCCGGGTGAGCCGGTGGCGCCGGTCGGTGCCGTTCCGCCCGTCGATCCGCCGGTCCACTGA
- a CDS encoding DUF2497 domain-containing protein, producing MRQSGEPSVEEILQSIKQVIARDNRTAAKVERQRRSNEGVTAVMIDDEDDDVLELGETAQLAADAPGIEDEPGLLPDQARNSMRESLAALAMLSEPGVPPQIVRSGETSLESLTRELLRPALAEWLDKNLPPMVERLVAAEIARIVGKKG from the coding sequence ATGCGTCAGAGCGGTGAACCTTCGGTCGAGGAGATTCTCCAGTCGATCAAGCAGGTGATCGCGCGCGACAATCGCACGGCCGCCAAAGTCGAACGGCAGCGCCGTTCGAACGAAGGCGTCACTGCCGTCATGATCGATGACGAGGATGACGATGTGCTGGAACTGGGCGAAACCGCGCAGCTCGCGGCAGATGCCCCCGGCATCGAGGATGAACCCGGCCTGCTGCCGGACCAGGCCCGCAACTCCATGCGGGAATCGCTGGCCGCGCTTGCCATGCTGTCCGAACCGGGCGTACCCCCGCAGATCGTCCGTTCGGGAGAGACTTCGCTGGAATCGCTCACGCGCGAACTGCTGCGCCCGGCATTGGCCGAATGGTTGGACAAGAACCTGCCGCCGATGGTCGAACGCCTCGTCGCCGCCGAAATCGCGCGGATCGTCGGCAAGAAGGGCTGA
- a CDS encoding DUF1700 domain-containing protein produces the protein MKRNEFIKRLKAGLKGMPQDDIAEIVADYEAHFEAGVAEGRSEEEVAEALGNPARLARELRFEAGFRNWESGRSPSSAWGAILAFMGLATIDILILLPIVLPVLGVMFGLFVAAIAIFIAGGFILIAGPFSGFPGGILVAILAGLGTMSAAVAMAALLTLVSIWIINALMWFGRLHYRVIEPAIHPEN, from the coding sequence ATGAAGCGTAACGAGTTCATCAAGCGCCTGAAGGCCGGCCTCAAGGGCATGCCGCAGGACGACATCGCCGAGATCGTGGCCGACTACGAAGCCCACTTCGAAGCCGGCGTCGCCGAAGGCCGCAGCGAGGAGGAAGTCGCCGAGGCTCTTGGCAATCCGGCGCGCCTCGCCCGCGAACTGCGCTTCGAGGCCGGCTTCCGGAACTGGGAAAGCGGCCGCTCGCCGTCCTCGGCCTGGGGGGCGATCCTTGCCTTCATGGGCCTTGCCACGATCGACATCCTGATCCTGCTGCCGATCGTCCTGCCCGTGCTGGGCGTGATGTTCGGGCTGTTCGTGGCCGCCATCGCGATCTTCATCGCTGGTGGCTTCATCCTGATCGCCGGGCCGTTCAGCGGGTTCCCCGGCGGCATCCTGGTCGCGATCCTCGCAGGGCTCGGAACCATGAGCGCCGCCGTGGCGATGGCCGCGCTGCTGACACTGGTCAGCATCTGGATCATCAATGCCCTCATGTGGTTCGGCCGCCTGCATTATCGCGTGATCGAACCCGCCATCCATCCCGAAAACTGA
- a CDS encoding TolC family outer membrane protein, translated as MARFARRAGLLVGGCLILAMPGAPALADTLRDALIAAYQTNPTLESARAQQRATDEGVPIARAAGLPSVSTTETFVRNVKQSENSLTAPSKIFTADGQLGVPIYSGGAVKNRIKAAKIRVEAGQADLRATEASIFSQVVAAYMDVIRTEAIVGLNRKNVSVLETNLQATSDRFQIGDLTRTDVAQSQSRLAVAQSDLLTAEANLAAARETYIRFVGRAPETLEAPPPLPNLPTTADDAAAIALDSNPDLIGARERTKAADKDIDVAGASRLPTLRLFGQGTYNNYFNTLARGAVNANISQSDSSAQAGAQLSIPIFQGGLPAAQRRQAQATASATLEQEIATERDVIAQVRSAYTSWNASNDLIRSSQVAVDAAALSLEGVRAENSVGNRTILDILNAEQELLNAQVTLVTARRNAYVAGFTLLAAMGKAEARDLNLDGGILYDPQLNYDRVKGKFLDWSNDPAPVAKSTRTVDTPVQDGNIQE; from the coding sequence GTGGCCCGGTTCGCAAGGCGCGCCGGGCTGCTCGTGGGGGGATGTCTGATACTGGCGATGCCGGGCGCGCCTGCGCTGGCCGACACCCTGCGCGACGCGCTCATTGCCGCATACCAGACAAACCCCACGCTTGAATCGGCGCGCGCCCAGCAGCGCGCGACCGACGAGGGCGTGCCGATCGCACGGGCAGCAGGCCTGCCCAGCGTCAGCACGACGGAAACGTTCGTCAGGAACGTGAAGCAGAGCGAAAATTCGCTGACTGCGCCGTCGAAGATATTCACCGCGGATGGGCAGCTTGGCGTGCCGATCTATTCGGGCGGCGCGGTGAAGAACCGCATCAAGGCCGCGAAGATCCGCGTCGAGGCCGGACAGGCGGACTTGCGCGCGACGGAAGCCTCGATCTTCTCGCAAGTGGTCGCCGCCTACATGGACGTGATCCGCACCGAGGCGATCGTCGGTCTCAACCGCAAGAACGTCAGCGTGCTGGAAACCAACCTCCAGGCCACCAGCGATCGTTTCCAGATCGGCGATCTCACCCGCACCGACGTTGCCCAGTCGCAATCACGCCTGGCCGTCGCCCAGAGCGACTTGCTCACCGCCGAAGCGAACCTCGCCGCCGCGCGGGAGACTTATATCCGCTTCGTCGGCAGGGCACCCGAAACGCTGGAAGCCCCGCCGCCGCTGCCCAACCTGCCCACCACGGCCGACGATGCCGCCGCGATCGCACTCGATTCCAACCCCGACCTGATCGGCGCGCGCGAGCGCACCAAGGCGGCGGACAAGGATATTGACGTCGCCGGGGCCAGCCGCCTGCCCACCTTGCGACTGTTTGGCCAGGGCACCTACAACAATTACTTCAACACGCTGGCGCGCGGCGCTGTGAACGCGAACATTTCGCAGAGCGATTCATCCGCGCAGGCCGGGGCGCAGCTGTCGATCCCGATCTTCCAGGGCGGCCTTCCCGCCGCCCAGCGCCGCCAGGCCCAGGCAACCGCCTCGGCGACGCTGGAACAGGAGATCGCCACCGAGCGTGACGTCATCGCGCAAGTCCGTTCGGCCTATACCTCGTGGAACGCGTCGAACGACCTGATCCGATCCTCGCAAGTGGCAGTGGATGCGGCCGCGCTCAGCCTCGAGGGCGTTCGGGCCGAGAACTCGGTGGGCAACCGTACGATTCTCGACATTCTCAATGCCGAGCAGGAGCTCCTGAACGCACAGGTCACGCTCGTGACCGCGCGGCGCAATGCCTATGTCGCCGGCTTCACGCTGCTGGCCGCCATGGGCAAGGCCGAGGCCCGCGATCTCAATCTCGATGGCGGGATTCTCTACGATCCGCAGCTCAACTATGACCGGGTGAAGGGCAAGTTCCTGGATTGGAGCAACGATCCGGCACCCGTCGCAAAGTCCACCCGCACCGTTGACACGCCGGTGCAGGATGGGAACATTCAGGAATAG
- a CDS encoding LytR/AlgR family response regulator transcription factor, which yields MQVICSRIEGVSVIGTASDGQAALRLIEALTPDLVLLDLTMPETDGLTVARRLSGKQDAPAVIFVTAHDEFAVEAFDLDAIDYVLKPVAPDRLERAVGRVMSRRGTQRTEPASQWLDEFWVPHRSELVRVPAADVERIDAERDYVRLHVRGQSYLLLQTITSLEERLDPEHFIRIHRSCILRRDHVTGLRHEGLGVWSVETAGGDALRIGRTYLPTVKKMAGR from the coding sequence ATGCAGGTCATCTGCTCCCGGATAGAGGGGGTGTCGGTGATCGGCACGGCGAGCGACGGTCAGGCGGCGCTACGCCTGATCGAGGCACTGACGCCCGATCTCGTCCTGCTGGACCTGACCATGCCAGAGACTGACGGCCTTACCGTCGCGCGTCGGCTTTCCGGCAAGCAAGATGCGCCGGCGGTGATCTTCGTCACCGCGCATGACGAATTCGCGGTGGAGGCGTTCGATCTCGACGCGATCGACTATGTGCTGAAGCCGGTCGCGCCCGATCGGCTGGAGCGCGCCGTCGGGCGCGTCATGTCCAGGCGCGGAACGCAGCGGACCGAGCCGGCCAGCCAGTGGCTCGATGAATTCTGGGTGCCGCATCGCTCGGAACTCGTGCGTGTTCCGGCCGCCGACGTCGAGCGGATCGACGCCGAGCGCGACTACGTGCGCCTTCATGTGCGCGGACAGAGCTACCTGCTGCTCCAGACCATCACCAGCCTTGAGGAGCGGCTCGATCCGGAACACTTCATCCGCATCCATCGCAGCTGCATCCTGCGCCGCGATCATGTGACCGGGCTGCGCCACGAGGGTCTCGGCGTCTGGTCGGTCGAAACGGCGGGCGGCGATGCCCTGCGGATCGGCCGAACCTATTTACCGACCGTCAAAAAGATGGCGGGCCGCTAG
- a CDS encoding fumarate hydratase: MTQMVTIREDDLIDSVADALQYISYFHPMDYIRALGDAYEAEQGPAAKDAIAQILTNSRMCAEGHRPICQDTGIVNVFIEWGQNCRLESEKSLQEVVDEGVRRAYNNAENKLRASVLADPAFTRRNTKDNTPSVLSVSMVPGSKVSVDVAAKGGGSENKSKFKMMNPSDSIVDWVIEMLPQMGAGWCPPGMLGIGIGGTAEHCVKLAKQSLMEPIDMAQLKQRGPRNDIEALRIEIFDKVNALGIGAQGLGGLATILDVKIMDWPCHAAGKPVAMIPNCAATRHAHFTLDGSGPTFLETPNLDEWPQVEWAPDAGAKRVDLDTLTPEIVQSWKQGDRLLLNGKMLTGRDAAHKRIADMLAKGEELPVDFKGRVIYYVGPVDPVREEVVGPAGPTTATRMDKFSDTMLDLGLLASIGKSERGPAATESIAKHKSAYLMAVGGAAYLVARAIKEAKVVGFADLGMEAIYEFTVKDMPVTVAVDSEGKNVHQLAPLVWKEKIAREHLLPA; encoded by the coding sequence ATGACGCAGATGGTGACGATCCGCGAAGACGACCTGATCGACAGTGTCGCCGACGCCCTCCAGTATATCAGCTACTTCCACCCGATGGACTATATCCGCGCGCTGGGCGATGCCTACGAGGCGGAGCAGGGCCCGGCGGCCAAGGACGCCATCGCGCAGATTCTGACCAACAGCCGCATGTGCGCGGAAGGGCATCGCCCGATCTGCCAGGACACCGGAATCGTCAACGTCTTCATCGAATGGGGCCAGAACTGCCGCCTCGAATCCGAGAAGTCGCTGCAGGAAGTGGTCGATGAAGGCGTCCGCCGCGCCTACAACAATGCCGAGAACAAGCTGCGCGCCTCGGTGCTGGCGGACCCCGCCTTCACCCGCCGCAACACCAAGGACAATACGCCTTCGGTGCTCTCGGTCAGCATGGTCCCCGGATCGAAGGTCTCGGTGGACGTCGCGGCCAAGGGCGGTGGCAGCGAGAACAAGTCGAAGTTCAAGATGATGAATCCCAGCGATTCCATTGTCGACTGGGTGATCGAGATGCTGCCCCAGATGGGCGCCGGCTGGTGCCCGCCGGGCATGCTGGGCATCGGCATCGGCGGCACCGCCGAACACTGCGTCAAGCTTGCCAAGCAGAGCCTGATGGAGCCGATCGACATGGCCCAACTCAAGCAGCGCGGCCCCCGGAACGATATCGAGGCGCTGCGCATCGAGATCTTCGACAAGGTGAACGCCCTTGGCATCGGCGCGCAGGGCCTTGGCGGCCTGGCCACCATCCTTGACGTCAAGATCATGGACTGGCCGTGCCATGCCGCCGGCAAGCCTGTCGCCATGATCCCGAACTGCGCCGCCACCCGCCACGCGCACTTCACGCTGGACGGTTCGGGCCCGACCTTCCTCGAAACGCCCAACCTCGATGAATGGCCGCAGGTGGAATGGGCCCCCGATGCCGGCGCCAAGCGCGTCGACCTCGACACCCTCACCCCCGAGATCGTCCAGAGCTGGAAGCAGGGCGACCGCCTGCTGCTCAACGGCAAGATGCTCACCGGCCGCGATGCCGCGCACAAGCGCATCGCCGACATGCTCGCCAAGGGTGAAGAGCTGCCGGTCGATTTCAAGGGCCGCGTGATCTACTACGTCGGCCCCGTCGATCCGGTGCGCGAGGAAGTCGTCGGCCCCGCCGGCCCGACCACCGCCACCCGCATGGACAAGTTCTCGGACACCATGCTCGACCTTGGTCTGCTGGCCAGCATCGGCAAGTCGGAACGCGGCCCTGCCGCTACCGAGTCCATCGCCAAGCACAAGTCGGCCTATCTGATGGCCGTTGGCGGCGCCGCCTACCTCGTCGCCCGCGCGATCAAGGAAGCCAAGGTCGTCGGCTTTGCGGACCTTGGCATGGAGGCGATCTACGAATTCACCGTCAAGGACATGCCGGTGACCGTGGCGGTCGATTCCGAAGGCAAGAACGTCCACCAGCTCGCCCCGCTGGTGTGGAAGGAAAAGATCGCCAGGGAGCATCTGCTTCCGGCGTAA
- a CDS encoding acyl-CoA thioesterase, producing the protein MAKPDPALLDPARYPFSCRIEPRFGDLDLNMHINNVAMAGMLEDARVRFFREAGGHKHLAGLSTMVASISIDYLGETHYPDAVTVHGAIEKLGRTSQQVVQVVMQGDSPVVFARTVIVMVGLEGPAPLTDGYLENAGPWMFRA; encoded by the coding sequence ATGGCAAAACCCGATCCCGCGCTGCTCGATCCCGCGCGTTACCCATTCTCCTGTCGGATCGAACCGCGCTTCGGCGACCTCGATCTCAACATGCACATCAACAATGTGGCCATGGCCGGCATGCTGGAGGATGCGCGCGTGCGGTTCTTCCGGGAGGCGGGCGGTCACAAGCACCTCGCGGGCCTCTCTACGATGGTGGCCAGCATCTCGATCGATTATCTGGGCGAGACTCACTATCCCGATGCCGTGACCGTCCACGGTGCGATCGAAAAGCTTGGCCGCACCAGCCAGCAGGTCGTGCAAGTGGTGATGCAGGGGGATAGCCCCGTCGTCTTCGCCCGCACGGTGATCGTGATGGTCGGCCTGGAAGGTCCGGCTCCGCTTACGGACGGATATCTGGAAAATGCCGGACCGTGGATGTTCCGGGCGTGA
- a CDS encoding UrcA family protein: MFKTNMIAAAAIGLALGAAAATATPAAAKTTKVYYSDLNLSSPEGQRKLDHRIEIAAREVCDYNRTATGTRIRSAEATECYVQARANVREQVASAVTRSNSAQHFAISQ; encoded by the coding sequence ATGTTCAAGACCAACATGATCGCCGCCGCTGCAATTGGCCTGGCTCTGGGTGCAGCTGCCGCCACCGCAACTCCCGCTGCTGCCAAGACCACCAAGGTCTACTACAGCGACCTGAATCTCTCCAGCCCGGAAGGTCAGCGCAAGCTGGACCACCGCATCGAGATCGCCGCTCGCGAAGTCTGCGACTACAACCGCACCGCCACCGGGACGCGCATCCGCAGCGCCGAAGCGACCGAGTGCTACGTCCAGGCCCGCGCCAATGTGCGTGAACAGGTCGCCAGCGCCGTCACCAGATCGAATTCCGCCCAGCACTTCGCGATCAGTCAGTAA